The sequence below is a genomic window from Pongo abelii isolate AG06213 chromosome 12, NHGRI_mPonAbe1-v2.0_pri, whole genome shotgun sequence.
CGCCTCATGAGGACCCTGAGTCCTGGCTCGCCATCCGGCGGCCCTAGCCCCTTGCCCCAGTGGTGCCGCGACCTGCAGCTGCACCCTTCCCAAGGGGCAGTCCTGCGAATCGGCCTTGGGGAGACTCTCGAGCCGCTGCTGCTAGCGCGCCCTATCGGACTAGCCGCCCAGTGCCTGGAGGCTGTCATCGAGATGCAGCTTCGCGCTCTCGGCCGGGAGCCCGCCAGCCCAGGCCTGTCGTCCCAACTCGCCAAGCTGCTCCTTGCACTTCCCGCCTACCACACGCTACAGAGAAAAGCCTTGAGCCACGTCCCAGGGGCTGCACGTCCTTTCCCCACGTCCCGTGTGCTCCGCCTCTTGACGGGGGAGCGGGGTTGCCAGGTGGCAAGTCGGCTGGACGAGGCGCTGCAAGGATCGGCATTGAGGGACCAGCTCCGCAGGCGGTGCCAAGAGGAGCGGGATCTGCTACCAGGGCTGCTGGGCCTGGTGGGGGGCGTGGCGGGTTCAGCCAGCTGTGGACTAGGGCTTGAAGAGGCTGGATCCTTGTGGAGCCAATACTGGACCCTCCTGTGGGCAGCCTGTGCTCAGAGTCTGGACCTAAATCTGGGACCCTGGAGGGACCCCAGGGCAACAGCGCAACAGCTGAGTCAGGCACTGGGTCAGGGTGAGTGATGGGCTTGGGTGGAGGTTTGGGAAGGCTGGGGTCTCTTCCTTCCCCCTGGCCAACTCACTCACCTGCCATCCTGAAGGCAAAAGCAGACCCTTTAGAATGAACACCCCTGGGTTCAGACTATAGCTTCTGAGCTTTCAAGGGAAAGTCTTGCTTTCCACCCCAGTCCTGAGTCTTGGAGGAAGCATGCCTTCTTGCCTCATCATTGAGTGGGCAGGGGTTGTGgaaagtgagaccttgttttcGGGCCCCAGAGTCATTTCTCCCACTAGCATCCCTGCCTCAGGAGTGTGAGAAGGAGCTGGCATCTTTGTGTCACAGACTACTTCATCAGTCGCTTATCTGGAGCTGGGACCAAGGTGAGAAGGAAGGGGCACTGGGGGTGACATAAGTCCCAGGTTACCGCTTCCCCACCACACTATACTCTCTCATCCTCAGGTTTCTGCCAGGCCTTGGGATCAGCTCTTGGGGGTCAGAGCATCCTTCCCACATCCTCTGGCACTGCTGAACTTTTGCAGcagctctttcctcctctcttggATGCCCTTCGAGAGCCCAGGTTACGACTGATTTTCTGCCAGCCTGCAGGTGAGACGAGGGGCTGGGTCTGAGGAGACCCAGCCTGCAGGGGAGACGAGGGGCTGCCTGGGTAGCAGTTGAGGATATCTCTTTTCCTTCACTCTGTTCTGAAGTCTGCCTCTTCCCAAAGGTACTCCATGACCCCTAAGATACTCACTGTGCTGCTCAAATCCCCAGATCCTGCGCCTGTCGCCCTAGGTCTCTGTACCCTGCAGACCACCTTGCTCTGGTTCCTGGGCAGAGCTCAGCAGTACTTGGCAGCATGGGACCCAGCTTCCTTCCTGCTCCTGATCCAAAAGGACTTACCTGTGAGTGGCTGGGGAGTAGGGAGGGGAGCAGCCTGAGCTAGGCTGAGCCCTCACTCCCTGTTTCCACCCAAAGCCTCTGTTGCATGAGGCAGAAGCTTTGTCTAGCCTGGCCTCAGAGGAAAGCTTATCTCTGGAAGTGGAGCAGCAACTGGGCCTGGAGATCCAGAAGCTGACTGCACAGATCCAGGTGAGAACAGG
It includes:
- the CCDC142 gene encoding coiled-coil domain-containing protein 142 isoform X1; translated protein: MAQASRSGSLPPLVIVPLLRAQPGGTGEEQWERRRTGGLRWEVHGWPSGISGGTPWWPTPAGVSEDYEADAAAWRRGPAGGGPIPPALQRLRAVLLRLHREREQLLQARDCAYHLQEAMRLMRTLSPGSPSGGPSPLPQWCRDLQLHPSQGAVLRIGLGETLEPLLLARPIGLAAQCLEAVIEMQLRALGREPASPGLSSQLAKLLLALPAYHTLQRKALSHVPGAARPFPTSRVLRLLTGERGCQVASRLDEALQGSALRDQLRRRCQEERDLLPGLLGLVGGVAGSASCGLGLEEAGSLWSQYWTLLWAACAQSLDLNLGPWRDPRATAQQLSQALGQASLPQECEKELASLCHRLLHQSLIWSWDQGFCQALGSALGGQSILPTSSGTAELLQQLFPPLLDALREPRLRLIFCQPADPAPVALGLCTLQTTLLWFLGRAQQYLAAWDPASFLLLIQKDLPPLLHEAEALSSLASEESLSLEVEQQLGLEIQKLTAQIQLLPEESLSVFSQECHKQAMQGFKLYMPRGRYWRLRLCPELPSAPSEYAGLVVRTVLEPVLQGLQGLPPQAQAPALGQALTAIVGAWLDHILTHGIRFSLQGALQLRQDFGVVRELLEEEQWSLSPDLRQTLLMLSIFQQLDGALLCLLQQPLPKSQVHRRPPCCCACQEVQTTELPSSCLNSLESLQPPLQPGTSPAQTAQLQSTLGGGGPSPEGYRVGNQQAWLALRQHQRPRWHLPFFSCLGTSPES
- the CCDC142 gene encoding coiled-coil domain-containing protein 142 isoform X2; translation: MAQASRSGSLPPLVIVPLLRAQPGGTGEEQWERRRTGGLRWEVHGWPSGISGGTPWWPTPAGVSEDYEADAAAWRRGPAGGGPIPPALQRLRAVLLRLHREREQLLQARDCAYHLQEAMRLMRTLSPGSPSGGPSPLPQWCRDLQLHPSQGAVLRIGLGETLEPLLLARPIGLAAQCLEAVIEMQLRALGREPASPGLSSQLAKLLLALPAYHTLQRKALSHVPGAARPFPTSRVLRLLTGERGCQVASRLDEALQGSALRDQLRRRCQEERDLLPGLLGLVGGVAGSASCGLGLEEAGSLWSQYWTLLWAACAQSLDLNLGPWRDPRATAQQLSQALGQASLPQECEKELASLCHRLLHQSLIWSWDQGFCQALGSALGGQSILPTSSGTAELLQQLFPPLLDALREPRLRLIFCQPAGLCTLQTTLLWFLGRAQQYLAAWDPASFLLLIQKDLPPLLHEAEALSSLASEESLSLEVEQQLGLEIQKLTAQIQLLPEESLSVFSQECHKQAMQGFKLYMPRGRYWRLRLCPELPSAPSEYAGLVVRTVLEPVLQGLQGLPPQAQAPALGQALTAIVGAWLDHILTHGIRFSLQGALQLRQDFGVVRELLEEEQWSLSPDLRQTLLMLSIFQQLDGALLCLLQQPLPKSQVHRRPPCCCACQEVQTTELPSSCLNSLESLQPPLQPGTSPAQTAQLQSTLGGGGPSPEGYRVGNQQAWLALRQHQRPRWHLPFFSCLGTSPES